A genomic region of uncultured Roseibium sp. contains the following coding sequences:
- a CDS encoding ATP-binding protein yields MTVEIDIGEMTSGARAGLDLEELLATRLLVQGNSGSGKSHLLRRLLEQSASWVQQAIIDPEGDFVSLAEKFGHVVVDAVGTEKDLQMIAGRVRQHRVSVVLNLEGLDADRQMKAAATFLDGLFDAERDLWYPMVVVVDEAQLFAPAAAGEVTEEARRRSLGAMTNLMCRGRKRGLAGIIATQRLAKLAKNVAAEASNFLMGRTFLDIDMARAADLLGMERRQAESFRNLDRGNFIALGPALSRRPVPIRIGPVETMGRGGSPKLMPLPEQPKEEAKDLIFTPAAGEAPPSRPRFQEPVVSTGEVLDRLSSAEQANDDAEPQADSLLDFGEREEKIAEIIAGILEDEDAAFQPIATLYQDFQVRCRIAKLAGGPPDLQAFREKLSVARAGIEKGDMDDGAWSQAELIAGELPDDMRGVYLLLAKAALAKAPCPGNIEIATAYGTRSPGRARWLLSHMEERGFLVCATDLRGNRIVTLTDLGWQTAPGDEAAA; encoded by the coding sequence ATGACGGTCGAGATCGATATCGGGGAAATGACGAGCGGCGCGCGCGCCGGGCTCGATCTGGAAGAGTTGCTGGCAACGCGCCTTCTCGTTCAGGGCAATTCCGGGTCGGGAAAGTCGCATCTGCTCCGCCGTCTGCTTGAACAGTCCGCAAGCTGGGTCCAGCAAGCCATCATCGATCCGGAAGGCGATTTCGTGTCGCTCGCCGAGAAGTTCGGTCACGTCGTCGTCGACGCGGTCGGCACCGAAAAGGACCTGCAGATGATCGCGGGCAGGGTGCGCCAGCACCGGGTGTCCGTCGTTCTCAACCTGGAGGGCCTGGACGCGGACCGCCAGATGAAGGCGGCCGCGACCTTTCTCGACGGCCTCTTCGATGCCGAACGGGATCTCTGGTACCCGATGGTCGTCGTCGTGGACGAGGCGCAGCTGTTCGCCCCGGCAGCCGCCGGAGAGGTGACGGAAGAAGCGCGCCGCCGCTCGCTCGGTGCCATGACCAACCTGATGTGCCGGGGGCGGAAGCGCGGGTTGGCAGGCATCATCGCCACGCAGCGCCTCGCCAAGCTTGCCAAGAACGTCGCAGCCGAAGCGTCCAACTTCCTCATGGGCAGAACCTTTCTCGACATCGACATGGCGCGCGCGGCGGATCTGCTCGGTATGGAACGGCGGCAGGCGGAGAGTTTCCGCAATCTCGACCGGGGCAACTTCATCGCGCTCGGCCCGGCCCTGTCGCGGCGTCCCGTGCCTATCAGGATCGGTCCGGTCGAGACCATGGGGCGCGGCGGCAGCCCCAAGCTGATGCCGCTGCCGGAGCAGCCGAAGGAAGAAGCCAAGGATCTGATCTTCACCCCCGCCGCGGGCGAGGCACCGCCGTCACGGCCCCGCTTTCAGGAACCCGTTGTCTCCACCGGCGAGGTTCTTGACCGGCTTTCCAGCGCCGAACAGGCGAATGACGACGCCGAACCGCAGGCGGACAGCCTGCTGGATTTCGGTGAACGGGAAGAAAAGATCGCCGAGATCATCGCCGGTATCCTGGAAGACGAGGACGCCGCCTTCCAGCCGATCGCAACGCTCTACCAGGACTTTCAGGTCCGCTGCCGGATTGCCAAGCTCGCAGGTGGACCGCCGGACCTCCAGGCTTTCCGGGAAAAACTCTCGGTCGCCCGTGCGGGCATCGAGAAAGGCGATATGGACGACGGGGCATGGTCACAGGCGGAACTGATCGCGGGTGAACTGCCCGACGACATGCGCGGCGTCTACCTGCTTCTTGCCAAGGCTGCCCTGGCAAAAGCGCCGTGCCCCGGCAACATCGAGATCGCCACCGCCTACGGAACGCGGTCCCCGGGACGGGCCCGCTGGCTCCTGAGCCACATGGAAGAACGCGGATTTCTCGTCTGCGCGACGGATCTGCGCGGCAACCGGATCGTGACGCTGACCGATCTCGGCTGGCAGACGGCCCCCGGCGACGAGGCAGCAGCCTAG
- a CDS encoding DM13 domain-containing protein — MIRLILLLCSHGAMLAAGFALGVYFLPILTEPQGPDEAVLAEAAEGAQYQVELTRDLAGSDFLHWGEGTVSISPQRIVHTGELSPGPDYKLYLVKEFVEDEAGFLDLKDTAVQLGDIKTFDGFIVDVPADVSIDDYSTVLVWCEAFGEFITAAKYR, encoded by the coding sequence ATGATCCGGTTGATTCTGCTTCTATGTTCCCATGGCGCCATGCTGGCTGCGGGTTTCGCTCTCGGCGTCTATTTCCTGCCGATCCTGACGGAGCCGCAGGGTCCGGACGAAGCTGTTCTGGCGGAGGCGGCCGAGGGCGCGCAGTACCAGGTGGAACTGACGAGAGACCTTGCGGGCAGCGACTTCCTGCATTGGGGCGAGGGCACGGTGAGCATTTCACCCCAACGGATCGTGCACACCGGAGAGCTGTCTCCCGGTCCCGATTACAAGCTCTATCTCGTCAAGGAATTCGTTGAGGACGAAGCGGGTTTCCTTGATCTCAAGGATACGGCGGTGCAACTGGGCGATATCAAGACCTTCGACGGCTTCATCGTCGATGTTCCGGCGGATGTGAGTATCGACGACTATTCGACCGTCCTCGTCTGGTGCGAGGCATTCGGCGAATTCATCACCGCCGCGAAATACCGCTGA
- the hmgA gene encoding homogentisate 1,2-dioxygenase has protein sequence MPGFGNDFETEALPGSLPQGMNSPQKCAYGLYGEQLSGTAFTAPSHQNERTWCYRIRPSVKHTSRFEKIDLPYWKSAPNINEDVISLGQYRWDPVPHAEEELSWLTGMRTMTTAGDVNTQVGMASHIYLVTRSMEDEYFFSADSELLVVPQEGVLRFCTELGVIELEPKEIAIIPRGLVYRVEVVKGPARGFVCENYGQKFELPGRGPIGANCMANRRDFKTPVACFEDREVASVLTVKWCGQFHQTKIGHSPLDVVAWHGNYAPCKYDLRNYCPIGAILFDHPDPSIFTVLTAPSGVPGTANIDFVLFRERWMVMEDTFRPPWYHKNIMSELMGNIYGQYDAKPQGFVPGGMSLHNMMLPHGPDKNAFEGASNADLKAEKLDNTMSFMFETRFPQHLTEFAAREAPLQDDYIDCWDSLEKKFDGTPEGTWNKG, from the coding sequence ATGCCCGGCTTTGGCAACGACTTCGAAACCGAAGCGCTGCCGGGTTCCTTGCCGCAAGGCATGAACAGCCCACAAAAATGTGCCTACGGGCTTTACGGCGAGCAGCTTTCCGGCACCGCGTTCACCGCTCCCAGCCACCAGAACGAAAGAACCTGGTGCTACCGCATCCGCCCATCGGTGAAGCACACCAGCCGTTTTGAAAAGATCGATCTGCCCTATTGGAAAAGCGCGCCGAACATCAACGAGGACGTGATCTCGCTCGGCCAGTATCGATGGGACCCGGTTCCGCATGCCGAGGAGGAGCTTTCCTGGCTGACGGGCATGCGCACCATGACCACGGCGGGCGACGTCAACACCCAGGTCGGCATGGCGAGCCACATCTATCTCGTGACCAGATCCATGGAAGACGAGTACTTCTTCTCCGCGGATAGCGAACTTCTGGTCGTGCCGCAGGAGGGTGTTCTGCGCTTCTGTACGGAACTCGGCGTTATCGAGCTGGAGCCGAAGGAGATCGCCATTATTCCGCGTGGCCTCGTCTACAGGGTCGAGGTCGTGAAAGGCCCGGCGCGCGGTTTCGTCTGCGAGAACTACGGCCAGAAATTCGAACTGCCGGGCAGGGGACCGATCGGCGCGAACTGCATGGCGAACCGCCGCGATTTCAAGACGCCGGTCGCCTGCTTCGAGGATCGTGAAGTCGCCTCCGTCCTGACGGTGAAGTGGTGCGGCCAGTTTCACCAGACGAAGATCGGGCATTCGCCGCTCGACGTCGTTGCCTGGCACGGCAACTACGCACCCTGCAAGTATGATCTCAGGAACTACTGCCCGATTGGCGCGATCCTGTTCGATCATCCGGACCCGTCGATTTTCACCGTCCTGACGGCGCCGTCGGGAGTTCCCGGCACGGCGAATATCGATTTCGTCCTGTTCCGCGAGCGCTGGATGGTGATGGAAGACACGTTCCGCCCGCCCTGGTACCACAAGAACATCATGTCGGAGCTGATGGGCAACATTTACGGGCAGTACGATGCCAAGCCGCAGGGGTTTGTCCCGGGTGGCATGAGCCTGCACAATATGATGCTCCCGCACGGGCCGGACAAGAATGCCTTTGAAGGCGCGTCCAACGCGGATCTGAAGGCCGAAAAGCTCGACAACACCATGTCGTTCATGTTCGAAACACGGTTCCCGCAACACCTGACGGAATTCGCCGCACGCGAAGCGCCGCTGCAGGATGATTACATTGACTGCTGGGACAGCCTGGAGAAAAAATTCGACGGGACCCCGGAAGGAACCTGGAACAAGGGCTGA
- a CDS encoding fumarylacetoacetate hydrolase family protein yields MKLATLKDGSRDGKLVVVNERLTYCTDAGHIAPTLQAALDDWDAVAPKLALLAESLSHEAVPTIRFHEHDALSPLPRAYQWADGSAYVNHVELVRKARGAQMPDSFWTDPLMYQGGSDTFLAPRDPIRMRDEAWGIDMEGEIAVVTGDVPMGVGPEEARNAIQLVMIVNDVSLRGLIPAELGKGFGFFQSKPSSAFSPVAVTPEELGDAWQDGKLHLPLNVDLNGAPFGRAQAGVDMTFDFGQLIAHAAKSRNLGAGTIIGSGTVSNKLDGGPGKPVSEGGVGYSCIAEIRMIETINDGQAKTPFMKFGDMVRIEMLDADGHSIFGAIEQTVEKG; encoded by the coding sequence ATGAAACTGGCGACGCTCAAGGATGGCAGCCGGGACGGCAAGCTGGTGGTGGTCAACGAGAGGCTGACCTATTGCACGGACGCAGGCCACATCGCACCGACACTGCAGGCCGCACTGGATGACTGGGATGCGGTCGCACCCAAGCTGGCACTGCTCGCCGAAAGCCTGTCGCATGAGGCCGTGCCGACCATCCGGTTTCATGAGCATGACGCCCTGTCGCCCCTGCCGCGCGCCTACCAGTGGGCGGACGGCTCCGCCTATGTCAATCACGTCGAACTGGTCCGCAAGGCCAGGGGCGCGCAGATGCCGGACAGTTTCTGGACCGATCCGCTGATGTATCAGGGCGGGTCCGACACGTTTCTTGCGCCGCGAGATCCGATCCGCATGCGCGACGAGGCCTGGGGCATTGACATGGAGGGCGAGATTGCCGTTGTCACCGGCGACGTACCCATGGGTGTCGGCCCGGAGGAGGCAAGGAACGCGATCCAGCTGGTGATGATCGTCAACGACGTGTCGCTGCGCGGTCTGATCCCGGCCGAACTCGGCAAGGGCTTCGGCTTCTTCCAGTCGAAACCGTCTTCCGCGTTTTCGCCCGTCGCCGTCACGCCTGAGGAGCTTGGCGATGCCTGGCAGGACGGCAAGCTGCATCTGCCGCTGAACGTCGATCTGAACGGCGCGCCGTTCGGCCGGGCGCAGGCCGGTGTCGACATGACATTCGATTTCGGCCAGCTGATTGCCCATGCCGCAAAGTCGCGCAACCTCGGCGCCGGCACGATCATCGGCTCCGGCACCGTTTCCAACAAGCTCGACGGCGGACCCGGTAAGCCGGTGTCCGAAGGCGGTGTCGGCTACTCCTGCATTGCCGAGATCCGCATGATCGAGACCATCAATGACGGCCAGGCAAAGACACCGTTCATGAAGTTCGGCGACATGGTCCGCATCGAGATGCTGGACGCGGACGGGCATTCGATCTTCGGAGCAATCGAACAGACAGTGGAAAAAGGCTGA
- a CDS encoding MBL fold metallo-hydrolase — MSKQFASAGDMAEKEISFTEIGRDLWAFTAEGDPNSGVIIGDDSVMIIEAQATPRLAEKVIEKVRSVTDKPITHLVLTHYHAVRVLGASAYNAQTVIMSEKARSMVAERGKEDWASEFERFPRLFQGHESIPGLTWPTTTFNDRMTVYLGKRRVDLMFLGRAHTAGDIVAYVPDANVMFTGDIVEYHSACYCGDGHFGDWPGTLEQIRKFDLDAIAPGRGDALVGSDMVNAALDSTADFVRSTYEPVAKVAKRGGTLKEAWDACRAACDAKFKDYAIYEHCLPFNVARAYDEAQDIDTPRIWTAERDAKMWADLQG; from the coding sequence ATGTCTAAGCAATTCGCATCCGCCGGAGACATGGCGGAAAAGGAAATCTCCTTTACCGAAATCGGCCGGGATCTCTGGGCTTTCACCGCCGAGGGCGACCCGAATTCCGGCGTCATCATCGGCGATGACAGCGTCATGATCATCGAGGCGCAGGCGACACCGCGCCTTGCCGAGAAGGTGATCGAGAAGGTGCGTTCCGTCACCGACAAGCCGATCACCCATCTCGTTTTGACCCACTATCACGCGGTGCGCGTTCTGGGGGCATCCGCCTACAACGCCCAGACCGTCATCATGAGCGAGAAGGCGCGTTCCATGGTCGCCGAGCGCGGCAAGGAGGACTGGGCGAGCGAGTTCGAGCGCTTCCCGCGACTTTTCCAGGGCCACGAGAGCATTCCGGGTCTGACATGGCCGACCACGACCTTCAATGACCGCATGACGGTCTATCTCGGCAAGCGCCGGGTCGACCTGATGTTCCTCGGCCGTGCGCACACGGCGGGCGACATCGTCGCCTATGTGCCGGACGCCAATGTCATGTTCACCGGTGATATCGTGGAGTATCACTCGGCCTGTTATTGCGGCGACGGACATTTTGGCGACTGGCCCGGCACGCTGGAACAGATCCGCAAGTTCGATCTCGACGCCATCGCGCCGGGAAGGGGCGATGCGCTTGTCGGCTCCGACATGGTCAATGCGGCGCTGGATTCCACGGCGGATTTCGTTCGCTCGACCTATGAGCCGGTGGCGAAGGTCGCCAAGCGTGGCGGAACGCTGAAGGAAGCCTGGGACGCCTGCCGCGCTGCCTGCGATGCCAAGTTCAAGGACTACGCCATCTACGAGCACTGCCTGCCGTTCAATGTCGCCCGCGCCTATGACGAAGCGCAGGACATCGACACGCCGCGGATCTGGACGGCGGAGCGCGATGCGAAAATGTGGGCGGATCTGCAGGGCTGA
- a CDS encoding DinB family protein, translating to MTAFPEHLRLMARNNAYANERLHDACCVLPQSEFEAERTNFFPSIRETLNHIWEVDRYYLDALCEEGRGLTVYETPHLETADALKAAQALEDRKLIRFCDDLTEADLDRTVLHERGANGAHRETIGATLLHLFQHQVHHRGQVHAMLAGTGVKAPQLDDFFLEFGRHPVAEKHM from the coding sequence GTGACCGCGTTTCCCGAACATCTCAGGCTGATGGCCCGCAACAACGCCTATGCCAATGAACGGCTCCATGACGCCTGTTGCGTTCTCCCGCAAAGCGAATTCGAGGCGGAGCGGACGAACTTCTTTCCCTCCATCCGCGAGACCCTCAACCACATCTGGGAGGTCGATCGCTACTATCTCGATGCGCTGTGCGAAGAAGGCAGGGGACTGACGGTCTACGAGACGCCGCATCTGGAAACGGCGGACGCGCTCAAGGCGGCGCAGGCGCTTGAAGACCGGAAGCTGATCCGGTTCTGTGATGATCTCACGGAGGCCGATCTGGACAGAACGGTTCTTCATGAAAGAGGCGCGAACGGTGCGCACCGGGAAACGATCGGCGCGACGCTTCTGCACCTCTTCCAGCACCAGGTCCATCATCGCGGCCAGGTGCACGCCATGTTGGCCGGGACCGGCGTCAAGGCGCCGCAGCTTGACGACTTCTTTCTCGAGTTTGGCCGCCATCCGGTGGCGGAAAAACATATGTGA
- a CDS encoding FAD-dependent oxidoreductase, which produces MTKLFEVPLYPYRHSPDQDAPAPVRHPVVIIGAGPVGLAMAIDLAQADVPVLVLDDNDKVSVGSRAICFAKRSLEIFDRLGCGDEMVEKGVVWNLGKVYFGDRQVYNFDLLPEAGHRRPAFINLQQYYCELYLVERIRALQAEGKPVEIRGGNRVENLHQYDDHTLVTIETAEGAYNLEADWLIACDGANSPARRMLDLDFVGRVFEDNFLIADVVMKADFPTERWFWFDPPFNKDQSALLHKQPDGVWRIDLQLGWDIDKEKEKKPENVIPRLKQMLGEDVEFDLEWVSIYTFQCRRMEEFRHGRVIFAGDSAHQVSPFGARGANSGFQDADNLGWKLKLVLDGKAPETLLDSYTFEREHGADENILQSSRSTDFITPKSEMSRIFRDAVLDLSEHYAFARPLVNSGRLSVPCVYDGSPLNGPDAATLPERTRPGSPAVDAPIGDGWLLQDLGGAFVLLGIGVDVPERLETGGVVIEGLSIPDDAVGPELNSRYLGTSERAVYLIRPDQHVAARWLDYSEEDVAAALRTATGWQGQ; this is translated from the coding sequence GTGACCAAGCTTTTCGAAGTGCCGCTTTACCCCTACAGGCACAGTCCTGATCAGGATGCGCCGGCGCCCGTTCGCCATCCGGTCGTGATCATCGGCGCCGGGCCTGTCGGCCTGGCCATGGCGATTGATCTTGCGCAGGCGGATGTGCCGGTGCTTGTCCTCGACGACAACGACAAGGTGAGTGTCGGCTCGCGCGCGATCTGCTTCGCCAAACGGTCGCTCGAGATATTCGACCGGCTCGGCTGCGGCGATGAAATGGTCGAAAAGGGGGTCGTCTGGAACCTCGGCAAGGTCTATTTCGGCGACCGTCAGGTCTATAATTTCGACCTGCTCCCGGAAGCCGGTCACAGGCGTCCGGCCTTCATCAATCTGCAGCAATATTACTGCGAACTCTACCTCGTCGAGCGCATCAGGGCGCTGCAGGCCGAAGGAAAACCGGTCGAGATCCGGGGCGGCAACCGCGTCGAGAACCTGCACCAATATGACGACCACACGCTGGTCACCATCGAAACGGCCGAGGGCGCTTACAACCTGGAAGCCGACTGGCTGATTGCCTGTGATGGTGCCAATTCACCGGCACGCCGGATGCTCGATCTCGACTTTGTCGGCAGAGTGTTCGAGGACAACTTCCTGATCGCCGATGTCGTCATGAAAGCGGATTTTCCGACAGAGCGCTGGTTCTGGTTCGACCCGCCGTTCAACAAGGACCAGTCGGCGCTGCTGCACAAGCAGCCGGACGGCGTCTGGCGCATCGACCTTCAACTCGGCTGGGACATCGACAAGGAAAAGGAAAAGAAGCCTGAAAACGTCATTCCGAGGCTGAAGCAGATGCTGGGCGAGGACGTTGAGTTCGACCTGGAGTGGGTGTCGATCTATACGTTCCAGTGCCGCCGCATGGAGGAGTTCCGGCACGGGCGGGTCATCTTCGCCGGTGACAGTGCACACCAGGTCTCGCCGTTCGGCGCACGCGGAGCCAATTCCGGTTTTCAGGATGCCGACAATCTCGGCTGGAAGCTCAAACTGGTTCTTGACGGCAAGGCGCCCGAAACGCTGCTCGACAGCTACACGTTCGAACGCGAGCACGGCGCGGACGAGAACATCCTGCAAAGCTCCCGCTCGACGGATTTCATCACGCCGAAATCCGAAATGAGCCGGATCTTCCGGGACGCCGTACTGGATCTTTCCGAGCATTACGCATTTGCGCGCCCGCTGGTCAATTCCGGGCGGCTGTCCGTCCCGTGTGTCTATGACGGGTCACCCCTGAACGGTCCCGACGCGGCTACACTTCCCGAACGCACCCGGCCCGGAAGTCCCGCCGTGGACGCACCCATCGGTGACGGCTGGCTTCTTCAGGACCTCGGCGGCGCGTTCGTGCTCCTCGGGATCGGTGTCGATGTCCCCGAACGTCTGGAAACGGGCGGGGTCGTCATTGAAGGCCTCTCGATCCCGGATGACGCTGTCGGCCCGGAACTTAACAGCCGTTACCTGGGCACATCTGAAAGGGCGGTCTACCTGATCCGTCCGGATCAGCATGTTGCCGCACGCTGGCTCGACTATTCCGAAGAAGACGTCGCGGCCGCTCTGAGAACTGCAACGGGATGGCAAGGACAATGA
- a CDS encoding DUF2783 domain-containing protein, producing MTADITAPKLETPDAFYADLLAAHEDLSKAESDAYNARLILLMANHIADADVLRELLDAAKRK from the coding sequence ATGACAGCTGACATAACCGCACCGAAACTGGAGACCCCGGACGCGTTCTACGCCGATTTGCTCGCTGCGCACGAAGATCTCAGCAAGGCGGAGAGCGATGCCTACAATGCGCGTCTTATTCTCCTGATGGCCAATCATATTGCGGACGCCGATGTTCTGAGGGAACTGCTCGACGCGGCAAAACGGAAATAG
- a CDS encoding methyl-accepting chemotaxis protein: MSSLLAPLKNARFATKVGGGFLTMILVAAAVGAVGTVAILGLRTQSDISAKATASMAGLQQVAQAQEAYLSGGNKELADAANGQIASLEASLQILNVAYGEGSAQNPTMQAISLVGRLGTEFDGVVSAVDSRQVQVDKLLHSALGLETLAVEISEQMSKIKREAGAAAKKASGTRNRADKVGRMLSHVEDSSTELSASIKKAALFGDLPEKDTQMVREEMATLVKTAKKSAKLKVDGVDPASLKGLSAATGAIADQLPGTEGADGMAGAVAKDVAKKIAADLASLHLQASELRKAVYEAADTAKKVAATAQSKLGIVDLVNVNASKFLSASLEIRSATMEFFAGFESMSADAVTTRIGIIRNLANTLKADSAAFPEIAETVARIDQEVDAFETEFAGMVAATDAFELKREALIAISADVRNVITGLTEAQSSSAYARANSALWFIALALVTAVVVGGLLAYVVSLVITRPTRALTSAMARLADGDTDVVIPASEQRDELGDMSRTVKIFQENAKDRVRLEHETEAHQQEQNARQAEIETLIEGFRQEVQELLGAMDETAAGMSETAAALGGIAESSAEQASDTSRISDDASNSVENVASAAEELSASIAEIGDQVTRSSEIVTKATGAVHETNGKVQNLAEAATKIGEVVSLIQAIAEQTNLLALNATIEAARAGEAGKGFAVVAAEVKELATQTSRATEEISSQIHTIQDSTTDAATAIASISDTMEEVNGYTQGISSSVSQQGAATNEISGNVQRAAESTLAVRSNISRLSNAVEETRQVSGNVLAASGDLSSRSNDLKKGIETFLDRVASA, from the coding sequence ATGTCGAGCTTACTTGCACCACTCAAGAACGCGCGCTTCGCGACCAAGGTCGGTGGCGGATTTCTTACGATGATCTTGGTGGCAGCGGCTGTCGGTGCTGTCGGGACGGTCGCGATCCTGGGTTTGCGGACCCAGTCGGATATCAGCGCGAAGGCGACCGCATCAATGGCCGGATTGCAGCAGGTGGCGCAGGCGCAGGAAGCCTATCTCTCCGGCGGGAACAAGGAGTTGGCGGATGCGGCCAACGGCCAGATCGCAAGTCTCGAAGCATCCCTGCAGATTCTGAACGTTGCCTACGGTGAGGGATCGGCGCAGAATCCGACAATGCAGGCCATATCACTGGTCGGCCGCCTTGGAACGGAATTCGACGGGGTAGTCTCCGCCGTTGACAGCCGCCAGGTGCAGGTCGACAAGCTGCTGCATTCCGCGCTTGGACTTGAAACGCTCGCCGTTGAGATTTCCGAGCAGATGTCCAAGATCAAACGCGAGGCTGGAGCCGCGGCAAAGAAAGCGTCCGGAACGCGCAACCGCGCCGACAAGGTCGGACGCATGTTGTCTCATGTAGAAGACAGCTCGACGGAGCTGAGCGCGTCGATCAAGAAGGCCGCGCTCTTCGGCGACCTGCCGGAAAAAGACACGCAGATGGTGCGCGAGGAGATGGCAACGCTCGTCAAGACGGCGAAGAAGTCGGCCAAACTCAAGGTGGACGGTGTTGATCCCGCCAGCTTGAAAGGGTTGTCCGCCGCCACGGGCGCGATCGCGGACCAATTGCCAGGTACCGAAGGTGCGGATGGCATGGCAGGTGCGGTTGCGAAGGATGTCGCCAAGAAGATCGCCGCGGACCTTGCGAGCCTGCATCTTCAGGCTTCGGAGCTCAGGAAGGCCGTTTATGAAGCCGCCGACACGGCCAAAAAGGTGGCCGCGACCGCTCAGTCGAAACTCGGCATCGTCGATCTCGTGAATGTAAACGCGTCGAAGTTCCTGAGCGCTTCTCTTGAAATCAGGTCAGCGACAATGGAGTTCTTCGCCGGGTTTGAATCCATGAGCGCCGACGCGGTCACCACCCGGATCGGCATCATCAGAAACCTTGCCAACACACTCAAGGCCGACAGCGCGGCATTTCCCGAAATTGCGGAGACGGTTGCGAGGATCGATCAGGAAGTCGACGCGTTCGAAACCGAATTCGCAGGTATGGTCGCAGCGACGGATGCTTTTGAGCTCAAGCGGGAAGCACTGATCGCGATTTCCGCCGACGTCCGCAATGTCATTACCGGACTGACCGAGGCGCAGTCATCAAGCGCATATGCAAGGGCGAACAGCGCACTCTGGTTCATTGCGCTCGCCCTCGTGACCGCGGTCGTTGTCGGCGGACTGCTGGCCTATGTCGTCTCGCTCGTCATTACCAGGCCGACGCGCGCCTTGACGTCTGCCATGGCGCGGCTGGCGGATGGCGACACCGATGTCGTCATTCCCGCATCCGAACAACGCGATGAACTCGGCGACATGAGCCGGACCGTAAAGATCTTCCAGGAAAACGCGAAGGATCGCGTCCGGCTGGAACACGAGACCGAGGCCCATCAGCAGGAGCAAAATGCGCGTCAGGCGGAAATCGAGACCCTGATCGAAGGCTTCCGGCAGGAAGTGCAGGAGCTCCTCGGAGCCATGGATGAGACAGCTGCAGGCATGTCTGAAACGGCGGCAGCGCTCGGCGGGATTGCCGAGAGCAGTGCAGAGCAGGCAAGCGATACGTCCCGGATCAGTGACGATGCGTCCAACAGCGTTGAAAACGTCGCAAGCGCGGCGGAGGAATTGTCCGCCTCGATTGCCGAGATCGGCGATCAGGTCACCCGCTCCTCCGAAATTGTCACCAAGGCGACCGGTGCCGTGCACGAGACCAACGGCAAGGTGCAGAACCTTGCCGAAGCGGCAACGAAGATCGGTGAAGTGGTCAGCCTCATTCAGGCGATTGCCGAACAGACCAATCTGCTTGCGCTCAACGCAACGATCGAAGCGGCCAGGGCCGGCGAGGCCGGCAAAGGGTTTGCGGTTGTGGCTGCCGAGGTCAAGGAACTGGCAACGCAGACATCAAGGGCGACCGAGGAAATCTCGTCGCAGATCCATACCATTCAGGATTCCACGACGGATGCCGCGACCGCAATTGCGTCCATTTCCGATACCATGGAAGAGGTCAACGGCTACACGCAGGGCATCTCGTCGTCCGTTTCCCAGCAGGGAGCGGCAACCAACGAGATCTCGGGCAATGTTCAGCGCGCTGCCGAAAGCACGCTGGCCGTGAGAAGCAACATTTCCCGTCTTTCCAATGCGGTCGAGGAGACCCGGCAGGTTTCCGGAAACGTGCTCGCCGCCTCCGGCGACCTCAGCAGTCGCAGCAACGATTTGAAGAAGGGCATTGAAACCTTCCTGGACCGCGTCGCCTCCGCGTGA
- the hpaH gene encoding 2-oxo-hept-4-ene-1,7-dioate hydratase gives MTPEDHARAAADLLEAERTGRQIGLLSLRHPDIGMDDAYAIQNAIHARKLAEGRHVIGWKIGLTSKAMQSALKIDIPDSGILFDDMAFESGTTVPEGRFIQPRIEAEIAFVMGSELGGEDVTRDDVLAATGHVVPAIEILDTRILRSDPDTGKVRTVHDTISDNAANAGIVLGEERHPPDAFDLRWVGALVFRNEEIEETGLGAGVLNDPAESVAWLARRMAGYGQKIEPGHVILSGSFVRPVECPPGSEIHADFGAFGSVDIRFD, from the coding sequence ATGACACCTGAAGACCATGCCCGTGCAGCGGCCGATCTCCTCGAAGCGGAAAGAACAGGACGGCAGATCGGCCTCCTCTCCCTGCGCCATCCTGACATCGGCATGGATGATGCCTACGCAATCCAGAATGCCATCCATGCCCGGAAACTTGCCGAGGGGCGGCATGTCATCGGCTGGAAGATCGGCCTGACTTCGAAAGCGATGCAGTCCGCCTTGAAAATCGATATCCCGGACAGCGGCATCCTGTTTGACGACATGGCATTCGAAAGTGGCACGACCGTGCCGGAAGGACGGTTCATCCAGCCGCGTATCGAGGCAGAAATCGCGTTTGTCATGGGGTCGGAGCTTGGCGGTGAAGATGTGACGCGCGACGACGTTCTTGCCGCAACCGGCCATGTCGTCCCGGCTATCGAAATTCTGGACACCCGCATTCTGCGTTCCGATCCTGACACCGGCAAAGTGCGAACCGTCCATGACACGATCAGCGACAACGCCGCAAACGCGGGTATCGTTCTTGGAGAAGAACGGCACCCGCCGGACGCCTTCGATCTGCGCTGGGTCGGGGCGCTCGTGTTCCGAAACGAGGAGATCGAGGAAACCGGGCTCGGTGCCGGCGTGTTGAACGACCCGGCTGAAAGCGTCGCCTGGCTTGCCCGGCGCATGGCCGGATACGGGCAGAAAATCGAACCGGGACACGTGATCCTCTCCGGCAGCTTCGTCAGACCCGTCGAGTGCCCGCCCGGGTCTGAGATCCACGCCGACTTCGGCGCGTTCGGATCCGTGGATATCCGCTTCGACTAA